The Planctomycetota bacterium DNA window CACCGAAGTCATGGCCGTCGAGGACGTCGCGCGCGTCGCCGAGGTGGCCGACATCCTCCAGATCGGCGCCCGGAACATGCAGAACTTCAATCTGCTGGACGCCGTGGGGCGCCAGGAAAAGCCCGTGCTCCTCAAGCGGGGCCTCTCCTCCACGATCGAGGAGTGGCTCCTGTGCGCCGAATACATCCTCTCCCGAGGGAACCCGAACGTGATCCTCTGCGAGCGCGGCATCCGGACGTTCGAGAAGGCCACGCGCAACACGCTCGACATCGGCGCGGTGCCCGTGATCCGCAGCCTCTCGCACCTGCCGATCATCATCGATCCCTCGCACGCGACGGGGATCCGCGAGTTCGTGCCGCCCCTGGCCAAGGCGGCCGTGGCGGCGGGCGCCGACGGCGTCCTCATCGAGGTCCATCCCCATCCCGAGAAGGCGCTTTGCGACGGCCCTCAGAGCCTGACGCCGGAGATGTTCGAAAAGCTCGTGGCGGAGCTGCGGCCGCTGGCGCGCGTGGTGGGACTCGAGATTCAGAAGAACTGACCGGAGCGTCCGCGCGCCGCATGAGAACGCCAACGGTCGCCGTCGTCGGCCTGGGCCAGATCGGGGGATCGCTCGCCGGAGCGCTCACCCGCGGTCGTCTGGCGCGCGTGGTGGGGGTAACCCGGAGCGCGGAGACGGCCCGTCGCGCGCGCCGCCGGGGCTGGGTGGCCGAAGCGGGCACCGATCTGGCGGCGGTCTCCTCGGCGGACGTCGTGGTCCTGGCCACCCCGGTGCGGACGCTTCTGGCGCAGATCCCGCAGGTGGCCTCGCTCGTCCGCCCGGGCGCCCTCCTGACGGACGTCGGAAGCACCAAGGCGGCGATCGTGGGGGCGCTGGCGCGCCACGCGCGGCGGGGTCCCGCCGTGGGCGGTCATCCCATGGCCGGCAACGAGCGGGCGGGCCTCGACGGCGCGGACCCGGAGCTCTTCCGAAACCGGCCGTGGATCCTAGTGCCCGCCTCGCCGGGGGCGCGCCGCTCCGCCGGGCTTCTGGAACGCCTGGTGCGCGACGTGGGGGCGCGGCCGATCTGGATGGAGGATCCCCGGGAGCACGATCTGGCGGTGGCCCGGGTGAGCCACGTGCCTCACCTGATCGCCTACGCGCTGGCCGAGGAGCCCGACGGAGCGGTGCGGGTGGCGGGCAACTCGTATCGGGACGCGACGCGCGTGGCCCTGGCGGACGTGGAGATGTGCCTGGATTTCCTGCTGACCAACCGCGCCTCCGTCGGCCGGGCGGCCCGCGAGTTCGGGCGGAGACTGGCGGAGCTGGCACGGCTCGTCGAACGCGGAGACGAGGAGGCGCTCCGAAAGCGCCTTCACCGCGCGCGGGAGCGCCGCCAAAGCCTCAAATTCTAGAATCCCCCCCGGGCTTCTGGTATCCTCGCCCCTCAACCTATGCCCCCGTTCCGGATCCTCTGGGCCGCCGCCGGGGCGCTGGCCGGGGTGCTTCTGGCCGGGAGCCGTGCCGAGGGAGTCCTCCCGGGCGCGCCTTCCGCCCAGGATCCCCCTCCCTGGGAGGGAAAAGAAATCTCCGGCGTCAACGCCGCCGGCCAGGTCCGCGAACATAAGTCCCACATCGAAAACCTCAGCGGCTTGCGCCGCGGCCAGCGCATCACCCGCGCCGCCGTGGACCGCGCCTACAAGGCCCTCTGGGAAACCCAGCGCTTCGAAAGCGTCGATATCCGGATCCTCCCCGACCCGGCCGACCCCGCCGCCAAGGTCCTCGTCACGATCTTCGTCCGCGAATACCCCCTCGTCGAAGCCGTCGAGTTCCGCGGCCTCACGGTCCTCCCCGTCAACCAGGTCCGGCCCAACCTCCGCGTCGGCGCCGGCGACCCCCTCAACCCCGCCTACCTCCAGCAGGACCGCGCCTACATCCGCGAACAGTACCTCCAGAAGGGATATCACTTCTCCAGCGTCGAGGACTCCACCCGCCCCGGCCCCGGCGGCGGCGTGATTCTCACCTGGACGATCCTCGAGGGCCCCCTCGTCAGCGTGGACGAAATCCGCTTCACCGGCGTCACCGTGGACGAAAGCGAACTCCGGCGCTTCATGCTCACCAAGGAAAGCGGCCGCCTCCTGGGAATCATCCCGACCGGAAAGGAGCCCTTCGTCGAACGCCACCTCCGCGAGGACATCGAACGCATCAAGCTCTACTACCGGCTCGAAGGGTGGCTGGACATCCACCACGGCGAGCGCGTCTTCGTCCAGGACCTCGTCTTCAGCGACGACAAGACCCACGTGTCGATCACCCTCCACGTGGACGAAGGCCCCCGCTACCGCATCCGCGACGTCCGCGTCGAGTTCGACCCCGCCGCCCGCCGCGTTTTTTCCGAGGAGGAAATCAAGAGCTGGCTCCTCTCCAAGCCCGGCGAACCGTATACCGAGCGCAACGCCGAACGCGACGTCGCCCGCATCCGCGAACGCTACGGGGAACGCGCCTACATCCTGGCCGAAATCAACTCGACCACCCTGGTGTCCAAGGACGCCCCCGAACTCGATCTGGTCTTCTCGATCAAGGAGAACGAGAAGATCTTCGTCGGCCGCCTCATCATCGAGGGCAACACCAAGACCCGCGAGGACGTCATCCGCCGGGAATTCACCCGCACCGGGTTCGTCCCCGGCGAGGAATTCAACAGCCGCAACCTGACGCTGGCCGCGCGCAGACTGCAGGACCGCGGATGGGTGGAGCCCGGCGGCGTCGCCACCCGCACCCAGGAAGGCGAAACGCCCCAGGAACGCGACGTCATCGTGGACATCCGCGAGGGCCAGACCGGCACCCTCCGCTTCGCCGCCGGCTACAGCTCCAGCTTCGGCATCCTCGGAATCCTCGAATTCACCCAGCGGAACTTCGACCTTTCGGATCTTCCGACCTCCTTCGAGGACCTCTTCGCCGGCACCGGTTTCGCCGGAGGCGGCCAGTTCCTGCGCATCCGCCTGGCCCCCGCCGCCCGGCGCCAGACTTACACCGTGGACTTCAAGGAACCCTACGTCTTCGGTTACGATTTCGGCATGGGCGTCCGCGGCTACGCCACCAACACTCTTCGCGAGTCCTACGACGACCGCCGGCTCGGCGCCCAGCTCGTCTTCGACAAGCGCTACGATCCCCTGGCGCTCCAGCTGGCCCTGAACGGGTACCGCGTGAATGTGGACAACATCGAACCGGACGCCCCCCTCGCCGTCCGCGAGCTGGAGGGCGAAAACACCGTCTTCTCCATCACCCCCGCCCTCATCTGGGACACCCGCGACAGCTTCGTCTTCCCCACCGAGGGCCTCCGCGCCCTGGTGAGCTGGGAATACGCCGGCCAGATCCTCCCCGGCGACTTCGACTTCAACAAGTTCCTCTTCGAAACCGAGGGACACATGACCCTCTTCGAAACCGAAAGCCGCCTCAAGCACGTGGGCAGCTTCCAGTTCACCTTCGGATGGGTCCACGGCGCCCGGGGGCAGGAGTCCGTCCCCCTCATCGAACGGTTCTACGCCGGCGGCCGGGACTCGATCCGCGGCTTCGACTTCCGCGGCATGGGCCCCCACGAGGCCGGCGATCCCGTCGGCGGCGAGGCGTACGTCCTTTTCACCCTCGAGTATTCGTATCCCCTCTTCGTCGAATTCCTCCGCGGCGCCTTCTTCTGGGACCTGGCCAACCTCACCTCCGAAATCGAAGGCCTGGCCCACGACCGGTGGCGCAACACCGTGGGGTTCGGCATCCGGTTCCTCATCCCCCAGCTCGGCAACGTTCCCGTCAAGCTCGACTTCGGCTTCCCCCTCACCCGGGAGGACGAGGACGAACGCCAGACGGTGACTTTCGACATCGGAGCCCTCTTCTAAAGGAGTCCGCCATGCGGAAGTTCGCCATCCCCGCGGCCGCCCTGGCGGCGGCCCTGGCCGTCCTGGCCGCGGCCGGGCCCGCCCAGAACTCGTTCAAGCTGGGCGTGGTCAACCTCAAGACGTGCTTCGAAAAGGATAAGTACGAGCGCATCAAGGACGTGGACGCGGACCTCCAGCGCATGGCCGACGACTACGCCAAGCGCCTCAAGGACATCGAAAAGAAAATGCTCGAACTGCGCGACCAGATCGAGGCCCTTCCCCGCGAGAGCGGCCTGCGCGCCCAGAAGCTCCTGGACCTGCGGCGCCTCGAAACCGACCTCAAGTTCGAAAAGGAGTACGGCCGCGCCAAGTACCTCGACTACTACAGCGACCGCAAGATGGAGATCTACAACGACATCCGCAAGGTGATCTCCATGATCGGCCAGGAACAGAAGTTCGACCTCATCCTGCGCGTGGAGCAGCCCCTCCTCGAGGAACAGGACCCCGAGACCGTCAGCCAGCGGATCAACAACCGCGTGGTCCTCTTCCACCACGACGCCGTCGACATCACCCCCCAGGTCCTCAAGCGCCTCAACGAGGAGTGGGCCAAGCTGAAGGCCGCCAACCCCGTCCCCCCCGGCGGCGAATGGGAATGCAAGTTCTGCGGCCAGAAGAACCGCAGCGAAACCTGCACGAAGACCCTGGGCTGCAAGGGCACGCGGCCGAAGTGATCCCCTCATGGAGTGGACCCTGAAGGAACTGGCGGAGTACGTGGGCGGCACGGTCGCCGGCGACGGCGCCGTCCGCATCCGCGGCGTCGGCGGCCTGCGCGAGGCCGGCGAGGGAGACATTACCTTCCTGGCCAACCCCAAGTACGAGCCCCTCCTGGCGTCCACCCGCGCCAGCGCCGTCATCGTCGCCCCGGGCGTCCGGGCCCCCATCCCCGCCCTCGTGGCCGCCAATCCCGATCTGGCCTTCGCCCGCGTGGCCGAACGCTTCAACGGAACGCCGCCCCGGCCCGCCCCCGGCGTCCATCCCTCCGCCGTCGTCGCCCCGGACGCCCGCCTCGGACGTGACGTTGCCGTGGGCGCCGGCGCCGTCGTCGAATCCGGCGCCTCGATCGGCGACCGCACCGTCCTTTACCCCCAGGTCTACGTGGGCCACGGCGCCGCGATCGGCCCCGACGGCGTCCTCTACCCCCAGGTCGTTGTGCGCGAAAGATGCGTCCTCGGCGCCCGCGTCATCCTCCACAGCGGCGCCGTCATCGGGGCCGACGGGTTCGGCTACGCCACCGAAGGAGGCGTCCACCACAAGATCCCCCAGGTCGGCATCGTCGTCGTCGAGGATGACGTCGAGATCGGCGCCAACGTCACCGTGGACCGCGCCCGCTTCGGCCGCACCGTGATCGGCCGCGGGACCAAGATCGACAACCTCGTGCAGATCGGTCACAACGTGCAGATCGGGGAACATTGCCTGATCGTGGCTCAGGCGGGCATCTCGGGCAGCACGCGCCTGGGACGGGGCGTCGTCCTCGGCGGCCAGGCGGGTCTGGCCGGACACCTCGAGGTGGGCGACGGCGCGGCCGTCACCGCGCAGGCCGGCGTCTCCAAGAACGTCCCCCCCGGGGCCGTCGTCTCGGGGGAACACGCCGTGGACATGCGCCTCCACCTCCGGCAGATGGCGGCTCTGGCCAGGCTCCCGGAAGCCCTCGCCGAGATCAAGCGCCTGCGCCGCGAAGTGGAGGACCTCCGCCGAAAGCTCGAGGCCGGAAGCGAACCGACGTCTTTATGAAGAAGAACCAGCGCACGCTCGCCAAGCCCGTGGAGTTCGAAGGGGTCGGCCTCTTCGGAGGCTGCCGCGCCCGGATCCGCGTGAACCCGGCGCCTCCCAATTCCGGCATCGCGTTCGTCCGCGTGGACCTGCCCGGCCGGCCGCGCCTCCCCGTCACCCCGGATACGGTCGCCAGCAAGTTCCGGCGCAGCGCCGTCTCCGGGGAGAACGCCGAAGTGGAGACGATCGAACATCTCCTGTCCGCCGCGGGAGGGCTGGAACTCGACAACCTGGAGATCGAAATCGACGCCCCCGAGGTCCCCAACGCGGACGGCTCCAGCGCCCCTTTCGTGGAACTCTTCCGCCAGGCCGGAATCGTCGAACAGCCGGAGCCGCGCAAGGTCCACGTCGTCCGGGAACCGATCGCCGTCAGCGACAACGACGCCTCCATCGTCGCCCTTCCCGGAGAAAACGGACTCTCCGTCTCCTACACGCTGAATTACCCGGGCACGGCCATCGGACAGCAGCACTTCACCCTCGACGTCACCGACGAGTCCTACGCCCGCCTGATCGCCCCCGCCCGCACGTTCTGCCTGCAGAGCGAAGCGGAGGCGCTCATCCAGCAGGGGCTCGGCAAAGGCGCCAGCTACCAGAACACGGTGGTCCTGGGACCCGACGGGCCGATCCAGAACACGCTGCGCTTCCCCGACGAGCCCGTGCGGCACAAGATCCTGGATCTCCTGGGAGACCTGACGACCCTGGGCGCGGGACTGCGCGCCCACGTCGTGGCCGTGAAATCCGGCCATACCACCAACATCAAGCTCGTCAAGAAGATCGCCGCCGCGTTCGAGGAAGGCGGAGAACAGGCCCCCCGCCGCGCCGCGGCGACCCTCCTGGACGTGCGCGAGATCGCCAAGATCCTCCCCCACCGCTACCCCTTCCTCCTCATCGACAAGGTGATCGAGCTCGAGGGGTACCGGCGCGCCGTCGGCATCAAGAACGTGACCTACAACGAGCCCTTCTTCCAGGGCCATTTCCCCGACCAGCCCATCATGCCCGGCGTCCTCCAGATCGAAGCCATGGCCCAGCTCGCCGGCGCCCTCCTCATGCGCAAGAGCGAAAACCAGGCCAAGGTCGCCGTCCTTCTCTCCCTGGACGGCGTCAAGCTCCGTAAGAGCGTCGTCCCCGGCGATCAGCTGCGCATCGAGGTCGAAACCCTCAAGGTCAAGGCCCGCACGGGAGAGGTCTACGCCCGCGCCACGGTGGACGGCCAGCTCGTGGCCGAGGCGAACATGAAGTTCATGCTCATGGACAATCCCTGATGCCGATCCACCCCACCGCCGTCGTCGAGTCCGGAGCCCGCGTCCACGCCACCGCGGACATCGGACCCTTCTGCGTCCTCGGCCCCAAGGTCACGATCGGCCCCGGGACCAAGCTCCTCCACTCCGTCACCGTCGTCGGCCGCACCACGATCGGCGCCCGCAACGTCATCCACCCCTATGCCGTCCTGGGCGGCGACCCCCAGGATCTCAAGTTCCGCGGCGAGGACTCCGTCACGATCATCGGCGACGAAAACGTGATCCGCGAAGGGGTCACGATCAACAAGGGCACCCTCGGCGGGGGCAGCGAGACGATCGTGGGCAACCGCAACTACCTCATGGCCAACTGCCACGTGGCCCACGACACGATCATCGAAGACAACTGCATCCTGGCCAACGGGAGCCTCCTGGCCGGACACATCCGCGTCGAATCCCATGCCATCATCAGCGGCTGGGTGGCCGTGCACCACTTCGTGACGATCGGCCAGCACGCCTTCATCGGAGGCTGCTCCCGCATCAACCAGGACGCGCCGCCCTACATGATCACCCAGGGATTCGCCGGCGAGGTGCGCGGCGTCAACAGCGTGGGCCTGCGCCGCCGCGGCTTCCGCCCCGACGTCATCAACGCCCTGCGGGAAGCCCATCGCCTCGTCTGGCGCTCCGGGCTTCCCAAGCCGGACGCCCTCGGCGAACTGGAGCGGCGCAGCGGGCAGATCCCCGAGATCCGCATCCTCATCGAGTTCCTGCGCGCCTCGGACCGCGGCCGCATGGGCCGCGCCCGGGAGCTGCGCACCACGGCCACCGCGATCGAACCCGAAGCGGATCTCCTGGAGTGACCCCATGGCCCGCATCCATCCGACCGCGATCGTGGACCCCGCCGCCGAGCTCGCCGACGACGTCGAGGTGGGTCCCTTCTCGATCATCTCCGGCCCCGTCCGCCTCGGCCCCGGCTGCATCCTGGGCCCCCGCGTCATGCTCCGCGGCCCCCTGACCGCCGGGCCCCGGAACGTCTTCCACGCCAACGCCTCGATCGGCGGAGATCCCCAGGACCTCCAGCCGCCCGCCCCCGACGGGCGCGTCGAGATCGGGGAAGGCAACCTCTTCCGCGAATCCGTCACCGTCCACCGCCCCAAGCGCCCCGGCGGGGTCACCCGCATCGGCGACCGCAACCGCTTCCATGTCGCCTCCCACGTGGGACACGACTCCGTCGTGGGAAACGACGTCCTCCTGTGCAGCTTCGCGGTCCTGGGCGGCCACACGGTCGTCGAGGACCACGCCTGGATCGAAGGCCTCGGGGGCACCCATCAGTTCGTCACGGTCGGCCGCTGGAGCTGGTCCCGCAGCCACATCCCCATCACCGAGGACGTGCCCCCCTACATGTGGGTGGACGGCAACCATTTCGAGGTCCGCGGGGTCAACCCCCGATGCCGCACGGAAGCCCTCGAGCGCGCCTTCGAGGCGATCTGGCGCTCGGGCCTGCCGCGCCCCGAGGCGCTCGCCCGGCTGGAGGACGAGCCCTCCGAAGAGGTTCGAACCCTCGTGGCGTTCCTGCGTCGCAGCGCCGCCGGCCGGCTCGGCCGGGCCGAGGAGGCCCGCCGTGGGTGACGTCCGCGTCGGCGTGGTCGGCGTCGGACACCTGGGCCGCCAGCACGCCCGCATCTGGAAGGAGCTCGGCGTCCTGGCCGCCGTGTGCGACGCCCTTCCGGATCGCGCGGCCGAAACCGGCGCCGCCTTCGGCGTCCCCGCCTTCACCGACTTCCGGGACCTCCTCGGACGCGTGGACGCCGTCAGCGTCGCCGTCCCCACCGCCGATCACCACGCCGTGGCCCGCGCGTTCCTCGAGCGCGGCGTCCCCGCCCTCGTCGAAAAACCCCTGGCCAAGACCGTCGAACAGGCCGAGGACCTCTGCCGCCTGGCCCGCGCCCGCGGCGCCGCGCTCCAGGTGGGCCACGTCGAGCGCTTCAACCCCGCCGTGACCGCCGTCCTCGACGTCGTCCGCAAGCCGCGCTTTATCGAGGCCCACCGGCTCTCCCCCTTCCGCTTCCGGTCCCCCGACATCGACGTGGTCCTCGACCTCATGATCCACGACCTCGACATCGTGCTCCACCTCGTCCCCAGCCCGCTCGTCCGCGTGGATGCCGTGGGGACCTCGCTCCTTTTCGGCAAGGAGGACATCGCCAACGCGCGCCTGGAATTCGAGAACGGATGCGTCGCCAACCTCACCGCCAGCCGCATCTCCGACAAGACCCTGCGCAAGATCCGCGTCTTCTCGGAGGACGCCTACGTGACCGTCGATACGCTCGCCAAGGAGGCGTGGATCTACCGCACCACGCCGCAGCTGGCGGAAGCCCTCGCGCGCCTGCCCCGGGACCGCGAGCTGACCCTGGCGGACCTGGCCCAGATTCCCAGGGAGTTCTATTCCATCCAGGAGGTGCCGCTTCCGGACGAGGAGCCCCTGGCGCGGGAGCTCCGGAGCTTCCTCGAGTGCGTCCGCGAGGGCCGCGAGCCGGTCGTTCCGGGAGAGCACGGCGTGCGCGCCATGCGCGCCGCGGAGACGGTGCTGGCCGAGATGCGCGC harbors:
- the aroF gene encoding 3-deoxy-7-phosphoheptulonate synthase, which produces LDCARRVRKAGAHVLRGGAYKPRTSPYSFQGLGPKGLEILAQARKETGLPVITEVMAVEDVARVAEVADILQIGARNMQNFNLLDAVGRQEKPVLLKRGLSSTIEEWLLCAEYILSRGNPNVILCERGIRTFEKATRNTLDIGAVPVIRSLSHLPIIIDPSHATGIREFVPPLAKAAVAAGADGVLIEVHPHPEKALCDGPQSLTPEMFEKLVAELRPLARVVGLEIQKN
- a CDS encoding prephenate dehydrogenase, with amino-acid sequence MRTPTVAVVGLGQIGGSLAGALTRGRLARVVGVTRSAETARRARRRGWVAEAGTDLAAVSSADVVVLATPVRTLLAQIPQVASLVRPGALLTDVGSTKAAIVGALARHARRGPAVGGHPMAGNERAGLDGADPELFRNRPWILVPASPGARRSAGLLERLVRDVGARPIWMEDPREHDLAVARVSHVPHLIAYALAEEPDGAVRVAGNSYRDATRVALADVEMCLDFLLTNRASVGRAAREFGRRLAELARLVERGDEEALRKRLHRARERRQSLKF
- the bamA gene encoding outer membrane protein assembly factor BamA, which produces MPPFRILWAAAGALAGVLLAGSRAEGVLPGAPSAQDPPPWEGKEISGVNAAGQVREHKSHIENLSGLRRGQRITRAAVDRAYKALWETQRFESVDIRILPDPADPAAKVLVTIFVREYPLVEAVEFRGLTVLPVNQVRPNLRVGAGDPLNPAYLQQDRAYIREQYLQKGYHFSSVEDSTRPGPGGGVILTWTILEGPLVSVDEIRFTGVTVDESELRRFMLTKESGRLLGIIPTGKEPFVERHLREDIERIKLYYRLEGWLDIHHGERVFVQDLVFSDDKTHVSITLHVDEGPRYRIRDVRVEFDPAARRVFSEEEIKSWLLSKPGEPYTERNAERDVARIRERYGERAYILAEINSTTLVSKDAPELDLVFSIKENEKIFVGRLIIEGNTKTREDVIRREFTRTGFVPGEEFNSRNLTLAARRLQDRGWVEPGGVATRTQEGETPQERDVIVDIREGQTGTLRFAAGYSSSFGILGILEFTQRNFDLSDLPTSFEDLFAGTGFAGGGQFLRIRLAPAARRQTYTVDFKEPYVFGYDFGMGVRGYATNTLRESYDDRRLGAQLVFDKRYDPLALQLALNGYRVNVDNIEPDAPLAVRELEGENTVFSITPALIWDTRDSFVFPTEGLRALVSWEYAGQILPGDFDFNKFLFETEGHMTLFETESRLKHVGSFQFTFGWVHGARGQESVPLIERFYAGGRDSIRGFDFRGMGPHEAGDPVGGEAYVLFTLEYSYPLFVEFLRGAFFWDLANLTSEIEGLAHDRWRNTVGFGIRFLIPQLGNVPVKLDFGFPLTREDEDERQTVTFDIGALF
- a CDS encoding OmpH family outer membrane protein encodes the protein MRKFAIPAAALAAALAVLAAAGPAQNSFKLGVVNLKTCFEKDKYERIKDVDADLQRMADDYAKRLKDIEKKMLELRDQIEALPRESGLRAQKLLDLRRLETDLKFEKEYGRAKYLDYYSDRKMEIYNDIRKVISMIGQEQKFDLILRVEQPLLEEQDPETVSQRINNRVVLFHHDAVDITPQVLKRLNEEWAKLKAANPVPPGGEWECKFCGQKNRSETCTKTLGCKGTRPK
- the lpxD gene encoding UDP-3-O-(3-hydroxymyristoyl)glucosamine N-acyltransferase; amino-acid sequence: MEWTLKELAEYVGGTVAGDGAVRIRGVGGLREAGEGDITFLANPKYEPLLASTRASAVIVAPGVRAPIPALVAANPDLAFARVAERFNGTPPRPAPGVHPSAVVAPDARLGRDVAVGAGAVVESGASIGDRTVLYPQVYVGHGAAIGPDGVLYPQVVVRERCVLGARVILHSGAVIGADGFGYATEGGVHHKIPQVGIVVVEDDVEIGANVTVDRARFGRTVIGRGTKIDNLVQIGHNVQIGEHCLIVAQAGISGSTRLGRGVVLGGQAGLAGHLEVGDGAAVTAQAGVSKNVPPGAVVSGEHAVDMRLHLRQMAALARLPEALAEIKRLRREVEDLRRKLEAGSEPTSL
- the lpxC gene encoding UDP-3-O-acyl-N-acetylglucosamine deacetylase — translated: MKKNQRTLAKPVEFEGVGLFGGCRARIRVNPAPPNSGIAFVRVDLPGRPRLPVTPDTVASKFRRSAVSGENAEVETIEHLLSAAGGLELDNLEIEIDAPEVPNADGSSAPFVELFRQAGIVEQPEPRKVHVVREPIAVSDNDASIVALPGENGLSVSYTLNYPGTAIGQQHFTLDVTDESYARLIAPARTFCLQSEAEALIQQGLGKGASYQNTVVLGPDGPIQNTLRFPDEPVRHKILDLLGDLTTLGAGLRAHVVAVKSGHTTNIKLVKKIAAAFEEGGEQAPRRAAATLLDVREIAKILPHRYPFLLIDKVIELEGYRRAVGIKNVTYNEPFFQGHFPDQPIMPGVLQIEAMAQLAGALLMRKSENQAKVAVLLSLDGVKLRKSVVPGDQLRIEVETLKVKARTGEVYARATVDGQLVAEANMKFMLMDNP
- the lpxA gene encoding acyl-ACP--UDP-N-acetylglucosamine O-acyltransferase; protein product: MPIHPTAVVESGARVHATADIGPFCVLGPKVTIGPGTKLLHSVTVVGRTTIGARNVIHPYAVLGGDPQDLKFRGEDSVTIIGDENVIREGVTINKGTLGGGSETIVGNRNYLMANCHVAHDTIIEDNCILANGSLLAGHIRVESHAIISGWVAVHHFVTIGQHAFIGGCSRINQDAPPYMITQGFAGEVRGVNSVGLRRRGFRPDVINALREAHRLVWRSGLPKPDALGELERRSGQIPEIRILIEFLRASDRGRMGRARELRTTATAIEPEADLLE
- a CDS encoding acyl-ACP--UDP-N-acetylglucosamine O-acyltransferase; protein product: MARIHPTAIVDPAAELADDVEVGPFSIISGPVRLGPGCILGPRVMLRGPLTAGPRNVFHANASIGGDPQDLQPPAPDGRVEIGEGNLFRESVTVHRPKRPGGVTRIGDRNRFHVASHVGHDSVVGNDVLLCSFAVLGGHTVVEDHAWIEGLGGTHQFVTVGRWSWSRSHIPITEDVPPYMWVDGNHFEVRGVNPRCRTEALERAFEAIWRSGLPRPEALARLEDEPSEEVRTLVAFLRRSAAGRLGRAEEARRG
- a CDS encoding Gfo/Idh/MocA family oxidoreductase; the protein is MGDVRVGVVGVGHLGRQHARIWKELGVLAAVCDALPDRAAETGAAFGVPAFTDFRDLLGRVDAVSVAVPTADHHAVARAFLERGVPALVEKPLAKTVEQAEDLCRLARARGAALQVGHVERFNPAVTAVLDVVRKPRFIEAHRLSPFRFRSPDIDVVLDLMIHDLDIVLHLVPSPLVRVDAVGTSLLFGKEDIANARLEFENGCVANLTASRISDKTLRKIRVFSEDAYVTVDTLAKEAWIYRTTPQLAEALARLPRDRELTLADLAQIPREFYSIQEVPLPDEEPLARELRSFLECVREGREPVVPGEHGVRAMRAAETVLAEMRAHRWT